The Tamandua tetradactyla isolate mTamTet1 chromosome 5, mTamTet1.pri, whole genome shotgun sequence genome window below encodes:
- the COMT gene encoding catechol O-methyltransferase isoform X2, with the protein MPAELPLLILAVSLSFVLALALLALLQRHRGLCLIFWNELILQPVHDLLMGSTKEQRILRHVLQHARPRHPQSVLDAVDAYCSQKEWAMNVGDKKGQIVDEVVRELRPRQVLELGTYCGYSAVRIARLLASGARLLTVELNPDHAAIAQQMLDFAGLQDKVTILTGASKAVIPQLKKKYDVDTLDMVFLDHQKDRYLPDTLLLEECGLLRKGTVLLADNVICPGSPDFLAHVRGSSCFECKHFPSVLEYTPVPDGLERAVYLGPGSATQP; encoded by the exons ATGCCAGCGGAGCTGCCCCTGCTGATTCTGGCTGTCTCTCTGTCCTTCGTCCTGGCCCTGGCGCTGCTGGCCCTGCTGCAGCGCCACCGCGGGCTGTGCCTCATCTTCTGGAACGAGCTCATCCTGCAGCCCGTGCATGACCTGCTCATGGGCAGCACCAAGGAGCAGCGCATCCTGCGCCACGTGCTGCAGCACGCCAGGCCCAGACACCCGCAGAGTGTGCTGGATGCTGTGGATGCCTACTGCTCGCAGAAGGAGTGGGCCATGAACGTGGGCGACAAGAAAG GCCAGATTGTGGACGAGGTGGTGCGGGAGCTGCGGCCCAGGCAGGTGCTGGAGCTGGGCACCTACTGTGGGTACTCGGCCGTGCGCATAGCCCGGCTGCTGGCATCCGGCGCCCGCCTGCTGACCGTCGAGCTCAACCCTGACCACGCTGCCATCGCCCAGCAGATGCTAGATTTCGCGGGCCTGCAGGACAAG GTCACCATCCTGACCGGCGCGTCCAAGGCTGTCATCCCCCAGCTGAAGAAGAAGTACGACGTGGACACACTGGACATGGTGTTCCTTGACCACCAGAAGGACAGGTACCTGCCCGACACCCTCCTCCTCGAG GAGTGCGGCCTGTTGCGGAAGGGGACGGTGCTGTTGGCTGACAACGTCATCTGCCCCGGGAGCCCCGACTTCCTGGCGCACGTGCGTGGGAGCAGCTGCTTCGAGTGCAAGCACTTCCCCTCGGTGCTGGAGTATACCCCCGTGCCCGACGGCCTGGAGCGCGCAGTCTACCTGGGCCCCGGGAGTGCCACGCAGCCCTGA
- the COMT gene encoding catechol O-methyltransferase isoform X1 produces the protein MMPAELPLLILAVSLSFVLALALLALLQRHRGLCLIFWNELILQPVHDLLMGSTKEQRILRHVLQHARPRHPQSVLDAVDAYCSQKEWAMNVGDKKGQIVDEVVRELRPRQVLELGTYCGYSAVRIARLLASGARLLTVELNPDHAAIAQQMLDFAGLQDKVTILTGASKAVIPQLKKKYDVDTLDMVFLDHQKDRYLPDTLLLEECGLLRKGTVLLADNVICPGSPDFLAHVRGSSCFECKHFPSVLEYTPVPDGLERAVYLGPGSATQP, from the exons ATG ATGCCAGCGGAGCTGCCCCTGCTGATTCTGGCTGTCTCTCTGTCCTTCGTCCTGGCCCTGGCGCTGCTGGCCCTGCTGCAGCGCCACCGCGGGCTGTGCCTCATCTTCTGGAACGAGCTCATCCTGCAGCCCGTGCATGACCTGCTCATGGGCAGCACCAAGGAGCAGCGCATCCTGCGCCACGTGCTGCAGCACGCCAGGCCCAGACACCCGCAGAGTGTGCTGGATGCTGTGGATGCCTACTGCTCGCAGAAGGAGTGGGCCATGAACGTGGGCGACAAGAAAG GCCAGATTGTGGACGAGGTGGTGCGGGAGCTGCGGCCCAGGCAGGTGCTGGAGCTGGGCACCTACTGTGGGTACTCGGCCGTGCGCATAGCCCGGCTGCTGGCATCCGGCGCCCGCCTGCTGACCGTCGAGCTCAACCCTGACCACGCTGCCATCGCCCAGCAGATGCTAGATTTCGCGGGCCTGCAGGACAAG GTCACCATCCTGACCGGCGCGTCCAAGGCTGTCATCCCCCAGCTGAAGAAGAAGTACGACGTGGACACACTGGACATGGTGTTCCTTGACCACCAGAAGGACAGGTACCTGCCCGACACCCTCCTCCTCGAG GAGTGCGGCCTGTTGCGGAAGGGGACGGTGCTGTTGGCTGACAACGTCATCTGCCCCGGGAGCCCCGACTTCCTGGCGCACGTGCGTGGGAGCAGCTGCTTCGAGTGCAAGCACTTCCCCTCGGTGCTGGAGTATACCCCCGTGCCCGACGGCCTGGAGCGCGCAGTCTACCTGGGCCCCGGGAGTGCCACGCAGCCCTGA